A window from Candidatus Omnitrophota bacterium encodes these proteins:
- the smpB gene encoding SsrA-binding protein SmpB produces MSKNIITNRKAYRDYDVLESVESGIELKGSEVKSLRAGKINLDDSFARAEKEEIFLYNAHISHYTEASYLNVDPDRPRKLLLHKGQIERIIGKLTQKGLTLIPLKIYFNDRGFVKVELALCKGKKLYDKRESIKRRETDREMRRVVKNRRK; encoded by the coding sequence ATGAGTAAAAATATCATCACTAACCGCAAGGCTTACCGGGATTATGATGTCCTGGAATCCGTAGAGAGCGGCATTGAGCTTAAGGGTTCGGAAGTAAAATCCCTGCGCGCCGGTAAAATTAATTTAGACGACAGTTTTGCCCGCGCTGAAAAAGAAGAGATTTTTTTATACAACGCCCACATTAGCCATTATACCGAGGCCAGTTATTTAAACGTTGACCCGGACCGGCCGCGTAAGCTTCTTTTGCATAAGGGCCAGATCGAGAGGATTATCGGCAAGCTTACCCAAAAAGGCCTGACTTTAATTCCGTTAAAGATTTATTTTAATGACCGGGGTTTTGTTAAGGTGGAGTTGGCGCTTTGTAAAGGTAAAAAACTTTACGATAAACGCGAGAGTATTAAGCGCAGGGAAACGGATCGTGAGATGCGCCGGGTGGTAAAGAATAGGAGAAAATAA
- a CDS encoding N-acetylmuramoyl-L-alanine amidase, with protein MKINISLKSFFLYICLILLINGCATIPTDENIATYSIGGQTYYPLVSLCDLRQIRMQYEPLLRTVYLSNGSKSVNLRVGDSVILVNDDIMHLSFPVDVYQGTIVVPRQFKEEVFDVLFKPVVAAHRRIGTGKIKLTRVVIDAGHGGNDPGAIGRSGLREKDVNLDIAKRLSSLLREEGVQTVLTRSTDRFIPLSSRVSIANRSGADLFICIHSNAARSRSLSGFEVYYVAPSVSDAKRAALTARNASLNLKDAAFASSSQDLRTIIWDMIYANSRAESIELSHSLCRIMDSCIDANILGVKNARFQVLKGIRMPGILIEVGFVSNLNEERLLRTAAYRQKLAEGILEGLRDYSQNMALVEVSTR; from the coding sequence ATGAAAATAAATATATCTTTAAAATCATTTTTTCTTTATATCTGCTTGATTCTTCTAATCAACGGTTGCGCCACAATTCCAACCGATGAGAATATCGCCACTTATTCTATCGGCGGGCAGACCTACTATCCTTTGGTCAGCCTCTGCGATCTGCGCCAGATTCGGATGCAGTATGAGCCGCTTTTGCGCACGGTTTATTTGAGTAATGGCAGTAAGTCCGTAAATTTGCGGGTAGGGGACAGCGTAATTTTAGTTAATGATGACATCATGCATTTAAGTTTTCCGGTAGATGTTTATCAAGGCACAATTGTGGTGCCCCGGCAGTTTAAGGAAGAGGTCTTTGATGTATTATTTAAACCAGTTGTCGCGGCGCATCGGCGCATCGGCACGGGTAAAATAAAATTAACCCGGGTGGTTATCGACGCCGGCCACGGAGGAAATGATCCCGGAGCCATCGGCAGGAGCGGCTTAAGGGAAAAGGATGTAAATTTAGATATTGCCAAAAGATTAAGCAGCCTTTTAAGAGAAGAGGGCGTGCAGACAGTCCTTACCCGTTCAACGGATAGGTTTATTCCTCTTTCCAGCCGGGTGAGTATCGCCAATAGATCCGGAGCGGATTTATTTATTTGTATTCATTCTAACGCGGCTCGTTCGCGTTCTTTGAGCGGTTTTGAAGTTTATTATGTGGCTCCCAGCGTGAGTGACGCCAAGCGCGCCGCGCTTACGGCAAGGAACGCTTCATTAAATTTAAAAGACGCCGCGTTTGCCAGCAGCTCCCAGGATTTAAGGACGATTATCTGGGATATGATTTATGCCAATAGCCGGGCTGAATCTATCGAGCTCTCCCATTCTTTATGCAGGATTATGGATTCTTGTATTGACGCTAATATTTTGGGGGTAAAAAATGCCCGTTTCCAGGTGTTAAAAGGGATCAGGATGCCGGGCATATTGATTGAGGTTGGTTTTGTTTCGAATTTAAATGAAGAAAGATTGTTGAGGACCGCGGCGTATCGCCAAAAATTAGCCGAAGGCATATTGGAAGGCCTGAGGGATTATTCACAGAATATGGCATTAGTGGAGGTATCGACAAGATGA
- the murI gene encoding glutamate racemase, translating into MSSIGIFDSGVGGLTVAREIIRQLPNENIVYFGDTARVPYGIKSPQTVIRFSIENILFLLKQDVKLICVACNTASSFALPVIKNHFRAPIIGVITPGAREAVYASQNKRIGVIGTKGTIKSRTYEKEIRQLDPAAKVTAVACPLFVPFVEEGWFSGEVVLSVARTYLKPLRQAGVDTVILGCTHYPLLKPVIQEILGKHVTLIDSAKQVAFEVKKILAGEDMLNRGKGGKHKFYVSDNPEWFSSLAQRFMGKKLSNVKKVDNV; encoded by the coding sequence ATGAGCTCAATCGGTATTTTTGATTCAGGCGTAGGCGGGCTTACGGTAGCCAGGGAGATAATCCGCCAGCTGCCCAATGAAAATATAGTTTATTTCGGCGATACCGCCCGGGTTCCTTACGGGATCAAGTCGCCGCAGACAGTTATCCGTTTTTCCATCGAGAATATTTTATTTTTATTGAAACAGGATGTTAAGCTTATCTGCGTTGCCTGTAACACCGCCTCCAGTTTTGCCCTGCCGGTAATCAAGAACCATTTCCGCGCCCCGATTATCGGCGTAATTACCCCCGGAGCAAGAGAAGCGGTTTATGCTTCGCAGAATAAACGCATTGGGGTAATCGGGACCAAGGGGACGATTAAAAGCCGCACTTATGAAAAAGAGATCAGGCAGCTGGATCCTGCGGCCAAAGTTACCGCGGTTGCCTGCCCATTGTTTGTCCCTTTTGTCGAGGAGGGATGGTTTAGCGGCGAGGTTGTTTTAAGCGTGGCCAGGACTTATTTAAAACCGCTGCGCCAGGCCGGAGTAGATACGGTAATTTTAGGCTGCACGCATTATCCCTTGCTTAAACCGGTAATCCAGGAAATTTTAGGCAAACATGTCACTTTGATTGACTCGGCTAAACAAGTAGCTTTTGAGGTAAAGAAGATTTTAGCCGGTGAAGATATGCTTAACCGCGGTAAAGGCGGAAAACATAAATTTTATGTCAGCGATAATCCGGAGTGGTTTAGTTCTTTAGCCCAGAGGTTTATGGGCAAGAAATTAAGCAACGTTAAGAAGGTGGATAATGTATAG
- the queD gene encoding 6-carboxytetrahydropterin synthase QueD, translated as MYSLKVEGSFSSAHNLRGYKGKCEDLHGHNWRIEVIVKSEELNNIGIVIDFKELKKKLNAVLEEMDHKYLNKLVYFKKVNPTSENIAKYIYKKLITKIPLLDSVTVWENAASCATYGE; from the coding sequence ATGTATAGCTTAAAAGTAGAAGGCAGTTTTAGTTCCGCGCATAATTTAAGAGGCTATAAGGGCAAGTGCGAAGACCTGCACGGCCACAACTGGCGGATAGAAGTAATTGTTAAATCTGAAGAGCTGAATAATATCGGCATAGTTATAGATTTCAAGGAGTTGAAGAAAAAATTAAACGCTGTCTTAGAAGAGATGGACCATAAATATTTAAATAAACTGGTCTATTTCAAGAAAGTCAACCCGACATCCGAGAATATCGCAAAATATATTTATAAAAAGCTTATAACTAAAATTCCTTTACTTGATTCCGTCACTGTTTGGGAAAACGCCGCCAGCTGCGCTACTTATGGAGAATAA
- the queC gene encoding 7-cyano-7-deazaguanine synthase QueC → MENKPAVVLLSGGLDSATVLYLAKAKGYTCYCLIFDYGQRHRKEINCAVKLAKASGSAYRILKIDFPWKGSALLDRKIKVPDKITKGIPPTYVPARNIIFLSFALSFAETIKAKAIFIGAHAQDYSGYPDCRPEFFKAFAQMAKVGTYGGVRIKILAPLLNKKKAQIISLGQRLGVPFNLSWSCYRGAKLSCGICDSCHYRAKGFQEAGLVDPLSKR, encoded by the coding sequence ATGGAGAATAAACCGGCGGTAGTGCTTTTATCCGGCGGCCTGGATTCGGCGACGGTTTTATATTTGGCCAAAGCAAAAGGATATACCTGTTACTGCCTGATTTTTGATTATGGCCAGCGGCATCGAAAAGAAATTAACTGCGCCGTTAAGCTTGCCAAGGCCAGCGGATCCGCGTACAGAATTTTAAAAATTGATTTTCCCTGGAAGGGTTCGGCGCTCTTAGACAGGAAAATAAAAGTCCCGGATAAAATTACCAAAGGCATTCCGCCTACTTATGTTCCGGCGCGCAATATTATATTTTTAAGTTTCGCCTTATCGTTTGCCGAAACGATCAAGGCCAAGGCAATTTTTATCGGCGCGCATGCCCAGGATTATTCCGGTTATCCTGATTGCCGTCCTGAATTTTTTAAAGCTTTTGCGCAGATGGCCAAGGTGGGTACATATGGCGGCGTCCGGATTAAAATTTTAGCTCCGTTATTAAATAAGAAAAAAGCGCAAATTATCAGTTTGGGGCAAAGACTGGGCGTGCCGTTTAATTTAAGCTGGTCATGTTACCGCGGGGCAAAACTTTCCTGCGGGATATGCGACAGCTGCCATTACCGCGCCAAAGGTTTTCAAGAGGCGGGTTTAGTTGATCCGCTAAGCAAAAGATGA
- a CDS encoding 7-carboxy-7-deazaguanine synthase QueE, producing MKAKIAEVFESVQGEGIYLGERQIFVRFFNCNLSCSYCDTKLDRFMEYEPRELFEEIKLYRNKYHSVSFTGGEPLLYKDFLKEILKLTAKHGHRHYLETNGTLFFELEEIIDHIDIVAMDLKFPSSSGMGNLWQMHRKFLKVAVKKEVFLKAIICQATQEEDLLEALGLIREISPSSVLVLQPNSYESMNVLGEKLSRFKEIANQHRVTACVIPQIHKIAGLR from the coding sequence ATGAAGGCCAAGATTGCCGAGGTGTTTGAAAGCGTGCAGGGCGAAGGTATTTATTTAGGGGAGAGGCAGATCTTTGTGCGTTTTTTTAACTGCAATTTGAGCTGCAGCTACTGCGATACCAAACTTGACCGGTTTATGGAATATGAGCCGCGTGAGCTTTTCGAGGAGATCAAGCTTTACCGCAATAAATACCATTCCGTCTCATTTACCGGTGGAGAACCGCTTTTATATAAGGATTTTTTAAAAGAGATATTAAAGCTTACCGCAAAACACGGCCACCGGCATTACCTGGAAACCAACGGCACATTATTTTTTGAGTTAGAGGAGATAATTGACCACATCGATATCGTGGCCATGGATTTAAAATTCCCCAGTTCAAGCGGGATGGGCAACCTTTGGCAGATGCACCGGAAATTTTTAAAAGTTGCCGTAAAAAAAGAAGTATTTCTTAAGGCAATTATTTGCCAGGCTACGCAGGAAGAAGATTTGCTGGAGGCCCTGGGCCTGATCAGGGAGATAAGCCCTTCCAGCGTCTTGGTTTTACAGCCGAATAGTTACGAAAGCATGAATGTTTTAGGTGAAAAGTTATCGCGGTTCAAAGAGATAGCTAACCAACATAGAGTTACGGCTTGCGTTATACCGCAAATCCATAAAATAGCGGGGTTAAGATAA
- the queF gene encoding preQ(1) synthase, with translation MKKSDYEGLQKNIRKLKTPPIEVWLNQYADKVYMINLDIPEFTCICPKTGLPDFAVIRIEYSPAKFCVELKSFKMYTISFRNMGIFHEHLINKMLEDFAAAVKPRWLKITGVFNPRGGITTTVSREYKAK, from the coding sequence ATGAAAAAATCGGATTATGAAGGTTTACAGAAAAATATACGGAAATTAAAAACTCCTCCCATTGAGGTTTGGCTCAATCAATACGCGGATAAAGTTTATATGATCAATCTGGATATTCCGGAGTTTACCTGTATTTGCCCGAAGACCGGTCTGCCGGATTTTGCGGTTATCCGCATCGAATATTCCCCGGCTAAATTCTGTGTGGAGTTAAAATCTTTTAAGATGTACACCATATCTTTCCGCAATATGGGAATTTTCCATGAGCATCTGATCAATAAAATGCTTGAGGATTTTGCGGCCGCAGTCAAGCCGCGCTGGTTAAAGATTACCGGAGTTTTTAATCCCCGGGGCGGTATCACGACTACTGTATCGCGGGAATATAAAGCTAAATGA
- a CDS encoding fumarate hydratase, translated as MREIKASQISQAVTELVRRANFILRQDVLTVLRRAYEFEKNKRAKTILKAILDNAAYARKKNLAICQDTGMPVVFTEVGQDVKISGDLKVAINKGIDDGYKKYSLRNSIVNDPLLRGNPKFSPCIIHTDIVKGNKIKLTVLPKGFGCENKSRLMMFKPTAGIEEIKKFIVDAVISAGPDACPPYIVGVGIGGTADYAGILAKKALLTKIQAKNSKLENDLLKKINKTGIGPMGLGGRCTALAVKIQKYPTHIAGLPVSVNISCHALRSASVIL; from the coding sequence ATGAGAGAAATTAAGGCAAGTCAAATAAGCCAAGCCGTTACTGAACTAGTGCGGCGGGCTAATTTTATTTTGCGCCAGGATGTTTTAACTGTTTTGCGCAGAGCTTATGAATTTGAGAAAAATAAGCGGGCAAAAACAATCCTTAAGGCGATACTGGATAATGCCGCTTATGCCAGGAAAAAAAACCTGGCGATCTGCCAGGATACCGGCATGCCGGTTGTGTTTACCGAAGTTGGCCAGGATGTAAAAATAAGCGGAGATCTAAAAGTTGCGATCAATAAGGGAATTGATGATGGCTATAAAAAATACTCTTTGAGAAATTCGATTGTTAATGATCCGCTTTTAAGAGGGAATCCTAAATTTTCTCCCTGTATAATCCATACGGATATAGTTAAGGGAAATAAAATAAAATTAACGGTCCTGCCTAAAGGCTTTGGCTGTGAAAATAAATCGCGCCTGATGATGTTTAAGCCTACAGCCGGCATAGAAGAGATCAAGAAATTTATTGTTGACGCGGTGATAAGCGCGGGCCCGGATGCCTGCCCGCCGTATATTGTGGGCGTGGGGATCGGAGGGACGGCCGATTACGCCGGCATTTTGGCCAAGAAGGCCTTATTGACTAAAATACAAGCTAAAAATTCAAAATTAGAAAATGATTTATTAAAAAAAATAAATAAAACCGGGATCGGGCCGATGGGTTTGGGCGGCAGGTGTACGGCATTGGCCGTAAAAATCCAAAAATATCCCACGCATATCGCCGGCCTGCCGGTGAGCGTGAATATCAGTTGCCACGCCTTACGAAGCGCTTCAGTAATCTTATGA
- a CDS encoding FumA C-terminus/TtdB family hydratase beta subunit → MKKLNSLKAGQQIFFSGTIYTARDQAHKRMVAAIKAGKRLPFELKGAIIYYCGPTQTPKGKIIGSCGPTTSSRMDEFTPFLLAKGLSGMIGKGSRSKEVRDAIKKHQGVYFITYAGCGALLSRYVKSAKTITYRDLGPEAIVKLEVKDFPLIVAIDANGGCIYDAD, encoded by the coding sequence ATGAAAAAATTAAACTCTTTGAAAGCCGGGCAACAGATTTTTTTTAGCGGGACAATTTATACCGCCCGCGACCAGGCGCATAAACGGATGGTTGCGGCAATTAAAGCCGGCAAGCGCCTGCCTTTTGAACTTAAAGGTGCGATTATTTATTATTGTGGCCCGACGCAGACCCCGAAGGGCAAAATTATCGGTTCGTGCGGCCCGACGACCAGCTCGCGCATGGATGAGTTTACTCCGTTTTTACTGGCCAAGGGATTAAGCGGGATGATTGGTAAGGGGAGCCGCTCCAAAGAAGTAAGAGATGCGATTAAAAAACATCAAGGAGTTTATTTTATAACTTACGCCGGTTGCGGGGCGCTTTTGAGCCGTTATGTTAAAAGTGCCAAAACAATTACTTACCGGGATTTAGGCCCGGAGGCAATCGTAAAATTGGAAGTAAAGGATTTTCCTTTGATTGTGGCAATCGATGCTAATGGAGGATGTATTTATGATGCGGATTGA
- the rph gene encoding ribonuclease PH, with protein sequence MMRIDGRGADKIRKVNITRNYIKFPEGSCLIELGNTKVICTASVEEIVPPFLRGSGTGWVTAEYGMLPRSCGTRIPRGKDSGRTYEIQRLIGRSLRAVTEMKYLGERTIWIDCDVIQGDGGTRTASITGSFIALVDALQKLKKDGKITRVPIQDYVAATSVGILNDNLLLDLCYEEDSKAEVDMNVIMTGAGEFIEIQGNAERKPFSKDKMDSMLDFARKGIEELFSIQRKLVGDILA encoded by the coding sequence ATGATGCGGATTGACGGGCGCGGGGCGGATAAAATCAGAAAAGTCAACATTACCAGAAATTATATTAAATTTCCGGAAGGATCCTGTTTAATCGAATTAGGGAATACCAAAGTAATTTGCACCGCGTCCGTTGAAGAGATTGTTCCGCCTTTTTTAAGGGGCTCAGGCACCGGCTGGGTTACTGCGGAATATGGCATGCTTCCCCGTTCCTGCGGAACGCGTATTCCGCGCGGAAAAGATTCCGGCCGCACTTATGAAATTCAGCGTCTGATCGGTAGATCGCTTCGGGCAGTTACGGAGATGAAATATTTGGGTGAGCGCACCATTTGGATTGACTGCGATGTCATTCAGGGCGACGGAGGCACGCGCACTGCTTCGATTACCGGCAGTTTTATCGCTTTAGTCGATGCTTTGCAAAAACTTAAAAAAGACGGCAAGATTACCCGGGTTCCGATTCAGGATTATGTTGCCGCTACCAGCGTGGGAATTTTAAACGATAACCTGCTTTTAGATTTATGTTACGAGGAGGATTCCAAGGCGGAAGTGGATATGAATGTGATTATGACCGGTGCGGGTGAATTTATCGAGATCCAGGGTAATGCCGAACGCAAGCCTTTTTCTAAAGATAAAATGGATAGCATGCTGGATTTTGCCAGGAAAGGTATCGAGGAGCTTTTTAGCATCCAAAGAAAATTAGTCGGGGATATCTTAGCATAA
- the rdgB gene encoding RdgB/HAM1 family non-canonical purine NTP pyrophosphatase, with product MKLVVATRNRKKLLEIKEILKGMDLTLLSLDAYKNSPKVVENGKTFKENAVKKAVKLARFTGEFCLGEDSGLCVDALDGAPGIYSARFSGRDKSDIKNNLKLLRLLKDLPLLKRKAYYVCAVALADKRGLVGVVEGKCNGLIAFEVKGSAGFGYDPVFYIPKHKKTFAQLGEKIKHKMSHRYHALEKAKRIIQKYIVKQVASCYN from the coding sequence ATGAAGTTAGTAGTTGCCACGCGAAATAGAAAGAAGTTACTTGAAATAAAAGAAATTTTAAAGGGGATGGATTTAACTCTTTTATCCCTTGATGCCTATAAAAATTCTCCGAAGGTAGTTGAGAATGGCAAGACTTTCAAGGAAAACGCGGTAAAGAAAGCAGTAAAGTTAGCGCGATTTACGGGGGAGTTTTGTTTGGGCGAAGATTCGGGGTTGTGCGTCGATGCTCTGGATGGGGCTCCGGGGATTTATTCGGCGCGTTTTTCAGGCAGAGACAAAAGCGATATTAAGAATAATCTTAAACTTTTAAGATTGCTCAAAGATTTGCCCCTGTTAAAAAGAAAAGCGTATTATGTTTGCGCTGTGGCGCTGGCCGATAAGCGGGGGCTGGTGGGAGTGGTTGAGGGAAAATGCAACGGTTTGATTGCTTTTGAGGTGAAAGGCAGCGCCGGATTTGGTTATGATCCGGTATTCTATATTCCGAAACACAAAAAGACATTTGCCCAGCTTGGGGAAAAAATTAAGCATAAGATGAGCCATCGCTACCATGCTTTAGAGAAGGCCAAGCGGATAATTCAGAAATACATTGTTAAGCAAGTAGCGAGTTGTTATAATTGA
- a CDS encoding DUF748 domain-containing protein, translated as MKNWKKIFKIIAIVVIFFTLAYAFFLMEARNVIAAKIERACGHKTTIGSLDIKPPLNLEIRDLAIEGLLKASYIYVSPSIPGFLIGRIALNKVKIVSPQLTYQRIPAPVPAQDSGAPVVETVPTVAPAPEPAPTVAPAAQNKVLPIIIKNLKVYSGLLNFIDSTATSGSIKFKIKDIYFYATNLSTVSTDAVTNFGLKGNISWNTGEPDGKLLAQGWINSHKKDMLATLKIENIDAIVFYPYYSTWVDLGKARIEKAKLNFSSNIKGVNNEVAAVCHLELADIVRKVRLPEEKQQKAERLTDAVLDMFKTMNQGKVVLDFTLHTKMNQPVFGFGDIKSAFEGKLMQGRARAGLRPQDMLLLPGKMLQNGFKSGVDFSNAAIDGVFAVGNGIKKFFEEAINKPAAAN; from the coding sequence ATGAAAAACTGGAAGAAAATATTCAAAATTATTGCGATTGTAGTTATCTTTTTTACCCTTGCCTACGCCTTTTTTCTGATGGAAGCTAGGAATGTAATCGCGGCAAAGATTGAGCGGGCATGCGGCCATAAAACCACCATAGGTTCGCTGGATATTAAGCCGCCCCTAAATTTGGAGATAAGAGATTTAGCGATCGAAGGTTTGCTGAAAGCCAGCTACATTTATGTATCGCCCAGCATTCCCGGTTTTTTAATCGGCAGGATTGCTCTTAATAAAGTTAAAATTGTCAGCCCGCAGCTTACTTATCAGCGCATACCTGCGCCTGTTCCGGCACAGGATAGCGGTGCTCCTGTTGTAGAAACCGTGCCAACTGTTGCGCCTGCGCCTGAGCCAGCACCAACTGTGGCACCCGCTGCGCAAAACAAAGTTTTACCCATAATCATAAAAAACCTGAAGGTTTATTCCGGTTTGTTAAATTTTATCGATTCAACGGCAACCAGCGGAAGCATAAAATTTAAAATCAAGGATATTTACTTTTATGCCACTAATTTGTCCACTGTCAGCACCGACGCGGTAACTAATTTTGGTTTAAAAGGCAACATCTCCTGGAATACCGGAGAGCCCGACGGAAAACTCCTTGCGCAGGGATGGATAAATTCTCACAAAAAGGATATGCTGGCTACTTTAAAGATTGAAAATATCGATGCCATTGTTTTCTATCCTTATTACTCAACTTGGGTGGATTTAGGGAAGGCGCGCATCGAAAAAGCAAAGCTAAATTTCAGCAGCAATATCAAAGGGGTAAATAATGAGGTTGCGGCGGTTTGCCATTTAGAACTAGCCGATATCGTGCGTAAGGTGCGGCTTCCTGAAGAGAAGCAGCAGAAGGCAGAGCGGCTGACCGACGCGGTGCTGGATATGTTTAAAACGATGAATCAGGGAAAGGTAGTTTTGGATTTTACCCTGCATACAAAAATGAACCAGCCGGTTTTTGGTTTTGGCGATATAAAATCCGCGTTTGAGGGCAAGCTTATGCAGGGCAGGGCCAGGGCTGGATTGCGGCCTCAGGATATGCTATTATTACCGGGTAAAATGCTGCAAAACGGGTTTAAAAGCGGCGTGGATTTCTCCAATGCCGCAATTGACGGGGTATTTGCCGTAGGCAACGGCATAAAGAAATTTTTTGAAGAGGCTATAAATAAGCCGGCTGCGGCAAATTAG
- a CDS encoding helix-turn-helix transcriptional regulator: protein MLEQRLRQLRKKAGWSQQKLAEKAGLSYNVITKIEQGVAKRPTIQTMIKLADAFKISIDELIGRN, encoded by the coding sequence ATGTTAGAACAAAGACTAAGGCAGCTAAGAAAGAAAGCGGGTTGGTCTCAGCAGAAGTTAGCCGAGAAAGCCGGCTTATCTTATAATGTGATAACAAAAATCGAACAGGGCGTCGCGAAAAGACCGACTATCCAGACGATGATTAAGTTAGCGGATGCTTTTAAAATTAGTATAGATGAATTGATAGGGAGAAATTAA
- a CDS encoding class I SAM-dependent methyltransferase, with protein MSIATLSPETDWNFTDISYSKNIYSLHPYPAKFIPDIPRELIKQLGVPLGTAIFDPFCGSGTTLIEAQRSGFCSIGVDLNPIACLISRVKTRDLPKGFFDVALEVFEKARDTYDIKTEINLPNVDHWFKKDVQNAINAILREINEVRNKIIQETLKFILSSIIVKVSNQESDTRYASIEKNTSAEFVFQSFIANSLRFSKVMEKEETKTTWATVINKDICDVAPTDLSMPIGLVITSPPYPNAYEYWLYHKYRMLWLGYDPIGVKNREIGARAHFFKKDPHTAFNFKSALSKTFALLEETVISGGHVCFVVGRSKIHGQIINNGFIVECVAKDHGFFFLDKVKRNIESRRKSFNLSYAKIRTEEILVFKRR; from the coding sequence ATGTCAATAGCGACGTTATCTCCTGAAACTGACTGGAATTTTACGGATATTAGTTATTCGAAGAATATCTATTCTTTACATCCGTATCCTGCTAAATTTATTCCCGATATTCCTAGGGAGCTTATTAAGCAATTAGGCGTTCCTTTGGGCACTGCAATTTTCGATCCTTTTTGTGGCAGTGGAACAACTTTAATTGAAGCTCAGAGGAGTGGATTTTGTTCTATCGGAGTTGATTTAAATCCCATAGCCTGTTTAATAAGTAGGGTTAAAACTAGGGATTTACCGAAGGGATTTTTTGATGTTGCACTTGAAGTTTTTGAGAAAGCAAGGGATACCTATGATATTAAAACAGAAATTAATTTGCCTAATGTTGATCATTGGTTCAAAAAAGATGTACAAAATGCAATTAATGCAATTCTTAGGGAAATAAACGAAGTTAGAAATAAAATTATTCAGGAAACTTTGAAATTTATTCTTTCAAGTATAATTGTTAAAGTGTCTAATCAGGAAAGTGATACTCGTTACGCTTCGATCGAGAAGAATACTTCAGCAGAGTTCGTGTTTCAATCTTTTATAGCAAATAGTCTTCGTTTTTCAAAAGTAATGGAAAAAGAGGAGACTAAGACGACATGGGCTACAGTTATTAACAAAGATATTTGTGATGTTGCGCCAACAGATTTATCTATGCCCATAGGTTTAGTAATTACTTCGCCACCTTATCCCAATGCTTATGAGTATTGGCTTTATCATAAATATCGTATGTTGTGGCTTGGCTATGATCCAATTGGAGTAAAAAATCGGGAAATAGGCGCAAGGGCACATTTCTTTAAAAAGGACCCTCATACAGCATTTAATTTTAAGAGTGCTTTAAGCAAGACATTTGCTTTGCTTGAAGAAACAGTAATTTCAGGGGGGCATGTTTGTTTTGTTGTGGGTAGATCAAAAATACACGGGCAGATTATTAATAATGGTTTTATAGTAGAATGTGTAGCGAAAGATCACGGGTTCTTTTTTCTAGACAAAGTGAAGCGAAACATTGAATCTAGAAGGAAATCTTTTAATTTATCCTATGCAAAGATTAGAACAGAAGAGATCTTAGTTTTTAAAAGAAGGTAG